Proteins encoded together in one Spirochaetaceae bacterium window:
- a CDS encoding amidotransferase has translation MRAHYLQHVPFEGLGCIESWLHRAGYEVTATRFYDSTELPEPVDVDLVVAMGGPMSVNDEEQYPWLAAEKRFIGAAIELGRPVLGVCLGAQLIASARGAEVYPNKVKEIGWLPIQGVAPAAGADADGHGDAGGERPATFRFPPFLEVFHWHGDTFDLPEGAVRLARSNAALNQAFQLGDSVIGMQFHLDTTPDGARALVEHCRAELVPSMYVQAEPRILAAEPAKYGALNGWMDRVLTFITGIDPP, from the coding sequence GTGCGCGCACACTATCTGCAACACGTTCCGTTCGAAGGTCTGGGCTGCATCGAGTCCTGGCTGCACCGCGCCGGGTACGAGGTGACCGCGACGCGGTTCTACGACTCGACCGAGTTGCCGGAACCCGTCGACGTGGACCTCGTGGTGGCGATGGGCGGCCCGATGAGCGTCAACGACGAGGAGCAGTATCCCTGGCTGGCGGCGGAAAAGCGGTTCATCGGCGCCGCTATCGAGCTGGGGCGGCCGGTGCTGGGCGTGTGCCTGGGCGCGCAGCTCATTGCCAGCGCCCGCGGAGCGGAGGTGTACCCCAACAAGGTCAAGGAGATCGGCTGGCTGCCGATCCAGGGCGTGGCGCCCGCCGCTGGCGCTGACGCCGACGGCCACGGCGATGCGGGCGGCGAGCGGCCGGCCACGTTCCGCTTTCCGCCGTTCCTGGAGGTGTTTCACTGGCACGGCGACACCTTCGACCTGCCGGAGGGAGCGGTCCGCCTGGCGCGCAGCAACGCGGCGCTGAACCAGGCGTTCCAGCTCGGCGATTCGGTGATCGGCATGCAGTTTCACCTCGACACCACCCCGGACGGCGCCCGCGCGCTGGTCGAGCATTGCCGCGCCGAGCTGGTGCCGTCGATGTACGTCCAGGCAGAGCCGCGCATCCTGGCCGCGGAACCGGCCAAGTACGGCGCGCTCAACGGCTGGATGGACAGGGTCCTGACCTTCATCACCGGCATCGACCCGCCCTAA
- a CDS encoding ABC transporter permease: protein MILTVAVLVGGTSGFVGGRLDLVMQRVVDAWMAFPGLLLLLTVMSIVGRGMVEIIVVLGITGGIPASRIVRAAVIGVKESTYFLAAEMIGRTRWTTLLRHVLPNIAAPVLIVFSINIGAVIIAEASLSFLGFGLPLEVPSWGSLLSRDGRKYMEQAHWLALWPGLCLTILVYSLNMFGDALRDLLDPRLKGGMGRIGAPGAN, encoded by the coding sequence ATGATTCTCACGGTAGCGGTACTGGTGGGCGGCACGTCGGGATTCGTCGGTGGCAGGCTGGACCTGGTGATGCAGCGCGTGGTCGATGCCTGGATGGCGTTCCCGGGGCTGTTGCTGTTGTTGACGGTGATGTCGATCGTGGGCCGGGGAATGGTGGAGATCATCGTGGTGCTCGGCATAACCGGGGGCATTCCGGCGTCACGGATCGTCCGCGCCGCGGTGATCGGGGTCAAGGAGAGCACCTATTTTCTGGCCGCCGAGATGATCGGGCGCACGCGGTGGACGACGCTTCTCCGGCACGTGCTGCCCAACATCGCGGCGCCGGTGTTGATCGTGTTCAGCATCAACATCGGAGCGGTGATCATCGCCGAGGCCAGCCTGAGTTTCCTGGGCTTCGGTCTGCCGCTGGAGGTGCCGAGCTGGGGCAGTCTGCTGAGCCGCGACGGGCGCAAGTACATGGAGCAGGCGCACTGGCTGGCGCTGTGGCCCGGTCTGTGCCTGACCATCCTGGTGTACAGCCTGAACATGTTCGGCGACGCGCTGCGCGACCTGCTCGACCCCCGGCTGAAGGGCGGCATGGGCCGCATCGGCGCGCCCGGCGCCAACTAG
- a CDS encoding type II toxin-antitoxin system HicA family toxin has protein sequence MKAAELKRWLRKRGCTFESKRRGSGHLIVHRLGRRSQLPMHGANKELSSGVVAKIKKDLGLDDE, from the coding sequence ATGAAGGCGGCGGAGTTGAAGCGGTGGCTGCGCAAGCGAGGTTGCACGTTCGAGAGCAAGCGCCGTGGAAGCGGTCACCTCATCGTCCATCGTTTGGGTCGTCGCTCTCAGTTGCCCATGCACGGCGCCAACAAGGAATTGAGCAGTGGCGTGGTCGCGAAGATCAAGAAGGATCTTGGCCTGGATGATGAATGA
- a CDS encoding nucleotidyl transferase AbiEii/AbiGii toxin family protein codes for MPVSELQARVLREIAANRSPDSYLAGATVLHRAKDSPRFSQDLDIFHDLAEAVAVSAEADARTLRRAGYSLTWALQTPTFYRAVAEVSGQSLKLEWAHDSAFRFFPVERDEFCGFRLHSADAAVNKVLAMAGRMEVRDFVDVLHLDAEYLSLGALAWAGRQGSGVYPRLPAGSCRRPHRLPSRRPRAPASARAA; via the coding sequence GTGCCGGTAAGCGAACTGCAGGCACGCGTCCTGCGCGAGATCGCCGCCAATCGGAGCCCGGACAGCTACCTGGCGGGAGCGACCGTCCTGCACCGAGCGAAAGACAGCCCGCGGTTCTCGCAGGATCTGGACATTTTTCACGATCTCGCGGAAGCCGTTGCCGTCAGCGCCGAGGCGGATGCGCGAACGCTGCGACGCGCCGGCTACTCGCTGACGTGGGCCCTGCAGACGCCGACCTTCTACCGCGCGGTGGCCGAGGTATCAGGCCAGTCTCTCAAGCTCGAATGGGCGCACGACAGCGCGTTTCGGTTCTTCCCGGTGGAGCGGGACGAGTTCTGTGGCTTTCGCCTGCACTCCGCCGATGCAGCGGTGAACAAGGTGCTGGCAATGGCCGGTCGCATGGAGGTGCGTGACTTCGTCGACGTGCTCCACCTCGACGCCGAGTACCTTTCGCTGGGCGCCTTGGCGTGGGCGGGGCGGCAAGGATCCGGGGTATACCCCCGACTTCCTGCTGGATCATGCCGCCGCCCACACCGCCTACCGTCCCGCCGACCTCGCGCGCCTGCATCTGCGCGTGCCGCTTGA